GGCCGAGACGCCGGTGCTGAGCGCTGAGAAGGACGACGGCGTGGCGCTGGTGGGCGAGGTTGTGGCGGCGCGGATCGGCAATGAAAACCAGCGGGCGGCGGCCCGTCAGGCGCTCGCGGCACGCCTGAAGAAGCGGCCGGTGGCGTGGATCGAGGTCTGGTGCCGCGTCGGCATCGGACGCTCGCTGCTGCGGGAGGGTTCGAGGGATGCGCAGCTGCTGGGTGTCAGCGAACTGCTCGAAGTGCCAGCACGTCTGGAGCGAGTGAACGCGTACCTCACGGGCATCGCGCTCGCAGAGGCCGCCGTCGCGCTGCACACGCTCGGCGACCACCCCGGCGCGACGCGACTCCGCACGGAGCTCAACGACCACTTCGCCGGGCACCCCGCGCTGGAATGGGAGCAGCTGCGGTCCTGGCCCAACTACGCCCCGCCCAAGGCGGCGCCCGTGCTGCCGCTACCAAAGACAACGAGTGACGACCTGGAGTCCCCCAGCATCAACGGAGGCCCTTCTTGAGTTCGATCATGTTCCACATCATGTCCGCGGTGGTGGCCCAGGCGGGCGACGCCGCGTCGGGTCAGGCGTCCACGCCCGCGGCGGAGTCCAGCCGCACGCTCTTCCAGTACATCAAGGAAGGCGGGGTCATCGGCGCGATCCTGATCTTCCTTTCCGTGGTGGCGCTGACGCTGCTGATCATGCACCTGATCCAGGTGCGGCGGGCGCAGCTTATTCCGGTGGAGGACGCCACGGAGCTGCAGCGGCTGTTCCGTGAGAACGACATTCAAGGCGCAATCCGCTACTGCGAGCAGCGGGAGTCATTCCTGACCCGTGTCTTCGGCTCGGCGCTGGTGCGGTGCTCGCGGTCCCCCTTCGGCTTCATGGAGATCCGCACCGCCCTCGAGGAGGCTGGCCAGCGTGAGGCCGACCGCCTGAACAAGTCGATCGACTGGATCGGCCTCATCGCCGCGGTGGCTCCCATGCTCGGCCTGCTGGGGACGACCATCGGCATGATCGGCGCGTTCAACAGCATCGGGCAGCTTGAGGGCGCCGCCCGTTCGCGCGAGCTGGCCGGGTTCATGTCCCTCGCCCTTGTGAACACGGCCGAGGGTCTCGCAGTGGCCATTCCCTGCACCGCCGCGTTCTCGATGCTGCGGCGTCGGCTTGACCGCCTGGTGGCCGACGCCGGCGAGGTGGTTGAGAACCTCGCGGTGTACATAGAGAACCCCGCGGCCGGCGCGCCGAAAGCCCCCGCGGTTGTGCGTCCAACGCCGCGCCCCGCCACGCCCGCGCCGACCTCCGCGATGCCCGTGCCCGGCATGACCCCCGGGGTGCGGCCCACATGAAGTTCCGTCCCCGCGGCGAACTCCCCGAAGCGCACTTCGACCTCACACCGATGGTTGATGTGGTGCTGCTGCTCATCATCTTCTTCACGCTGACCGCCCAGTTCGCCAACGTGCTGAAGACGCCGCTGGAGCTGCCGGCGGAAAAGGGCGCGGGGAAGCCGGACACGAGCGAGAAGGCAGTGGTCGTCGATCTGCTGGCGGACGGCGAGCTGCGGCTGGACGCCCGGCCCATCGCGCTCATGGAGTTCCTGCAGCGGATGAACCACGACATCAAGTCGGGCGAGGTGGAGCTGACCGTACGGGCTGACCGCGCGTGCCCCGCACAGCACCTCAACGCCCTCGCGTCGGGCCTGACGCAAATCGGGCTGCGGAACTGGAAGCTCGCCACCGCGTCGGAGGGGACGTAATCAATGCTCATCCGACGCAGCCAGCGCAAGGAGTTCCAGTTGCCGCGACTGCCGCTCGCGGCGTTCATCGACGTGACCCTGTTCCTGCTGCTGTACTTCATCCTCGCGAGCAACTTCGCGAAGGAGGAGTCGTGGCTGGATTCAACCATCAGCACCGACCGGCGCGGCGCGGCCGCGGGCAACCTTCAGCCGCAGATCGTGACGGTAGGCGTGAACGGCGACAGCCCGTTGTTCCGCCTGGGCGATCGGTTCTTCAATGACCGCGGCAGCCTGGAGGCGGTGCTGCGGCAGTTGCCTAAGGACGACGGGGTCTTCATCAAAGTGCCGGGCGACGTGCCGGTATGGGCGGCCACCATGGCCCTCCAGGCCGCGCGTGACGCCGGGTTCCACAAGGTCAGCTACGTGCCGGCGAAGTAGCGGGGGAGTATCGTGAGGGATCGGGCAGGAGCATGGTGGCTCGCGGCGGCGCTCGGAGTGATCCCAGCGGCGCATGTGTGCGCGCAGGACCTTCCCACGCTGCCGCCCCCGCCCACGCAGCCGGCGCAGGCCGTCACGACCAGCGACGAGGAGGTCGAGAACTACCTCGCAGAACACAACCTGCTGGAGGTGCTCGCGGCCCGCCTTCGGAAGCAGCACAAGGACGGCTCACAGGAGGAGCAGGTCCGCGCGGCCGAGCTGCTGGGCAAGCTCTACGTGCGCATGCTGACGGAGGCCACGGCGCCCGAGCAGCGGCAGCACATCGAGGCGATGTGCCGCGAGCTGATGAAGGACGAGCGGGCCAACACCTTCGAACTGCGCCTGGCGATGGCCAAGGCGACGTACCTCAAGGTGGAGGAGATCCTCGAGCGAGACCGGCTGCGGCTGGCGAGCAGCGAGGAAAAAGCCGAGGCCGACCGCGTGCTGCGGACCGTGCGGCCCATCTTCGACGAGATCGCCCGGCGGCTGGAGACCAAGGTGCGCGGCCTGGAGAGCAAGGAGCGCACGCAGACCGGTGACATGGATGCGCTGCGGGCGGAGCTCGCGGATGCCCGCCGCCTGCGCTCCCTCGCGTGGTATTACGCGGGCTGGGCGCACTACTACACGGCGTACCTAACGAACTCGCAGAGCGAGGCCCTGGAGGCGATGAAGCGGTTCGGCGGGCTGCTGAACTCGGTCTCGCCCGAGCGGGCTCCGACCGTCGACAGGATGCCCAAGAACCTGCTGAAGTACGAGCACGTCGCACGCGCGGCCATGGGGTGTGCGTTGTGCGCGTCAATCATGAAGGACGAGGTGCAGGCCAGCCGCTGGCTCGACGAGATTGAACTGGCGGAGGACGTGCCCCCAATCGTGTTCGACCAGCTGTTCTCACGCCGCATCATCGTGCACGGCGCGGCCCGCCAATGGGCGGATATCGAGCGGGCGGTGCGGTTGCGGCGGCAGCCCGACCGCGACCAGGAGGTCAAGCCGTTGTCGGTGGGCGATGCTCGCCTGCTCGCAGTGGTGGCGCTGGAGGCCTCGAGGTCGGCGGGGAACAACAACCTGCAGAGCGAGGCGGAGAAGCAAGCGCAGGTAGCCCTCGGCGACCTGATCCAGCGGGGCGAGGCGGGGCACGTGCTGGACCTTGTGTCTCTTTACGGCACGACGCCCATCGGCCAGCAGGGGTTCATCGTCAACTACGTCCGCAGCCTGCAGGCCTTTGACAAGGCCCGCCAGGCGCACAAGAACGCGGGCAAGGAGGAGGAGCCCACGGCGGACCCCACGGTGGTGAACCTGTACCGCGAGGCGGCCGAGCTGATCAGCACGGCCACGGCCAGCGACGACGCGGCGAGTTTCCCGCGTGAGCGTGAGAAGGCGGAGATCCGGCGCGGGCTGGCGCTGTTCTACGCCGGTGACATGGAGGCCGCGTCGCGCCAGTTCCAGGCCGCCGCGGCGGTGGCGGTCTCGCCCGAGACCAGGCGCGATGCGCTGTGGTACGCGATCGTCTCGCTGGACCGCGCTGTCGAAGCCGGGAATCGCGGGCTGGTCGGCGAGCGTGACCGGGTCGCCACGCTCTACCTCGAGCAGTTCCCGGCGTCGGAGAACGCGGCGCGGCTGCTGCTGCGGCAGACTCGGGCCGACCGGTTGACCGATGCGCAGGCGCTGGAGATCCTGCTGAAGGTGCCGCGGGATTCCGGTGTGTACGAGGCGGCGCAGAAGCAGGCCGCGCGCCTGCTCTACCAGCTGTACCGCAAGGCCCCGCAGGAGGAGAAGGACTTCGCTGCGGTGCGCTTTGCCGACGTCGCCGAGGGCGTGCTCAAGCTCGAGCACACGCGGGCGATGGCCGACCGCGGTCAGGTGGCGAAGGACGCGGCCGCGGACCTGGTGATCCGGGTGCGCCAGCTTGCCGATGCGCTGCTGGCGATGACAGCGCCGGATATCGGTCGCGTGGAGGCGGCGCTGGCCTCACTGGACGCGGTAGCGGCGTTCCACTCGCTGGACCTGTCAAGTCTGGAAGGGGAGCTCACGTTCCGGCGCGTGCAGATCGCGGTGGCGCAGGGCGACGAGGCGGCAATCGTGCGGCACACCGATAGGCTCCGAGCTATGGGCGGAGCATTCGCGGATGCGAGCGACCGCGTGCTGTTCCGGCGGGCGCTGCGGCTGTTCAAGCAGAGCGGGGAGAACCCGGGGCAGGCGAGACAGGTGCTCCGCTATGGCCGGCGCGTGCTGGAGGGCAGCGGCGGCTCGCGCGACGCGTCGATCGTGGCGGTCCGCGACTCGGTCGCGCACGCGGCCGCGGTGATCTGGCGGGCTGAGCAGGACGCGGACATGCGCGACCTGGCCATCACGCTCGACCGCGAGCAGCTGGAGGCGGGGCAACGCACCGCGTCGAGCCTGCGGCGGCTAGGCGAGCTGCTGGAGGCCGCAGGCGATAAGCCCAAGGCGCTGGCGGCGTGGCGGGAGCTGCTCAATGGCATCCAGAATGGCACGCCCGAGTGGTACGAGGCCCGGTACGAGTCACTGCGGCTGCTGCTGGACGTGAGCCCTTCGGAGGCGGTCGATGCGATGAAGCAGCACAAGGTGCTGCACCCGGAGTTCGGGCCCGAGCCATGGGGGAGCAAGCTGCGCGATCTCGATGGGAGGATGCGGAGTGTGGCGCCTCAGGCACCCGCGACGCCTCCAACCGCGCCGACACCCGGGGGCGGCAGCGCGAAGGGCGGTGGGCGTTGAGCGCCGACCTGTTCGCGAAGTTTCTTGGCGTCAACGAAGGCTCGAACGATCCGGGTGTGCTGCTTGGCGTCGGGCCAGCGCCCGTGAACGAGGGTGTCGTCGTCACGGCGCTCCAGAACCGGCTCACGCAGATCGCGGCGCACCCGGAGGGGCTGTCACCAGAGGCGGATGAGGTGCGGCTGGCTTTGCACGCGGCCGCGGCGCGCTTGCTGAGCCCGGCGGTGCGTCGGCCCGCGAGCGAGGCGGCAGCGCCAGTGGATGCACAGCCGACACCGCTCGAGGCGGCGCTCCTGCTCACGCTCGCGACCATGGGCGGGTGGAACCCTCGGTCGCGCGAGCGGATCGGTGTGCTCGCGCAGACGTACGGCGTGCCCGTCGAGCAGGTGGTCGCGCTGGCGGAGGGGTTGATGGGGCGGCCGGTGCAGCACCCGACCGCACCCGTGCAGCCGTCGAAAGTTGACGTGACGAGAGCGGCGACCGCCGACGCGTGGAGCGCGGCGCGGTCCGGCGCGGCGCGGTTCAGGCCACCGCCAGTGGGGGGGGTGGTGGTTGCGCGGCCGTCGCGGCCTGATTTCGACGACGACCCGCCGGTAGTTACGCGGTCGGATCCCGGCAACCGTGTGGTTCGTAATCTCGTGATCTTCGGCGCGGTCGCACTCTTCGGCTCGGCCGCGCTCATCGTGCTCTCGGTGACGATGACGGGGCCCGGCTCGGATCCCGCGGCCGCGACCCCCGAGCAGATCGCGACGACCGACACCAAGTCAGCCCCCCAGGAGCTCTTCCCAAGCCGGCCGCGCGAGCAGAAGCCCAAGCCCGCGCCACCAGCCGCGCCGCCTAAACGGATCGGCGACTGGGACGACCTGCTCCGCGCGGCGTCGGCGAGTGTCAATACGCTCAACACCGACACCGACCAGGGGCTCGCCGCACTCGAGAAGGTCTATGCGGAAATGTCGATGCGGTGGGTGGAGACCAGCGGCGACGGGATGCTCGCGGGCGTGGACCGCCTGGTGGAGTTCCTCTACCGCGCGAACACCAAGGGCGACGCGGCTGAGCGCGCCATCGTGATGATGATCGCCGCCGGCCAGTCACTTCAAGGCCCGGAACGGCTCACGCCCCAGGCGGTGCTGAGGAGCGCGTGGACCTCCGGCGTGCTCGCACGGGTGAGCCGCGAGAAGGACCTGCCCGCGGGCGTGCGCAACCGCGTGCACGACGCGCTCATTGCGATGTTCCCGGGCGCGAGCGGGCCCGGTGAGACGACCTTCCACTCCGGGTGCATTGCCGCGCTGTCGACGGCCTCCGTGCGGCTGACCAACCAGAGCGCCGGGGGCACGGACGACGAGACCAAGGCCGCGCAGGAGGCTTGGAAGGCGTGGCTCACGGGTCTGGCTGCGATTGCCGGAGCCGAAACGCCGCTGTACACACGCCACGCGCTGCTGGCGCTCGACACCGTGCTCACCCGCGGACCCGACCCGCTGAAGAGCCGCGCGGCGTTCCAGGCGATCGGGGTGCTGACGACGGCCGTGCAGTGGCGGAAGGACGATGAATCGCGACTGTGGCTGCTGCGGTGGTTTGATGACGACGCGGTGACCTCGGGCGACCTGTACGCGGTGACCGCGGCCCTGGCAGGCGCGAGCGGGGCCGAGGGCGTGGACGGCTCAATGGTGGTCTCCGGCGGCGCAGGGGCGGGTGATCGCACGGAAATGCGCGACCGCTACGCCGCGATGTGGGGGCTCGGCGCGGGTGAGACGCGCGATGCACTGGTGCAGCGCTGGATAGAGGCCGTCAACGCCCAGCAGGGAGCGGAGGCCTCCAACTCGAGCGACCCGCTCGTCATGGGGGAGGAACTCCTCCAGCTCGCCCGTTACAACCGGGCGGCGATGCTGCTGTGGGCCGGCGAGGTCGACGGGGTGGCGGACTTGCTCGAGCCAATCCAGCGCGCGAGCGAGTCGTCGCAGGACTTGACAGTGCGGACCAAGGCCGAGGCCCTGTACCCGGGCCAGGCCGTAAGTGTCGAGTGGCTGCGCGAGTACCTTGCGGCCGGGCAGAACATCCCGCTGCGCCGCGAACTGCTGGCGAAGATCACTGGGCCGTTCGACCCGATCGTCGCCGAGGTGCTGGTGGAGGAGGCGTGCCGCGGCTCGCCGATGCAGGTGCGGCAGGATGCGAAGGACAAGATCATGCCCTTCCTGAACACGCCGCCCATGTTGAACGCCCTGCTGGAGTTCGCACCGCTGATGCCCATCACGCGTGAGAACGCGGCGCTGGTCGAGGCGGCAACGCTGACCCAGCTGCCAGGGCTGCGCGACCCGACATGGCGCGTGGCGGTCCGGCGGGCGCTGGTGGAGACCCTGCTCCACGTGTTGGCGGGCCAGAGCTCGCTGTCGCGCATCGATGGACTCGCCGAGCAGATTGCGGAGCTGTACACACCGCCCGCAAAGGCGACCGAGCAATCGGCCCCGGAGGGGCAGCAGGAGCCGCCGCCGGTCCGGGCCGCGGCAACGCAGTCGATCGATGTCGCGGCGGTGCAGCTGCGGCTGAGCCTCCAGCGCGAGGCGGAGATGCTGGTGCCCACGGCCCGGGAGCCATACAACCTCACGCAGATGGAGCAGCGGCGGCGGGCACGCGCTGAGCTGGCGAACGGGCGGGTGCAGGAGTTCCAGGCCGAGCAGATCGCGATGTGCGAGCTGATGGCGTACATCTGCGTCGCCGAGCAGCCTAGCCGAGCGGCTCAGGCCGGGACGATCCTGAGCGAGATGGATCAGGAGCGACGCCGATGCAAGACGGCGTTCGAGCAGCTGGCGGTCACCGAGCGGGCACGCCTGCGGCTATGGATCTTGCGGTTCTCGGAGCGCAAGGCATGAGGGCTGCCATCGCAATCCTTGTGCTGCTGGCGGGCGCGTCATGGTCCAGCGCGCAGGGACCGGCCCCGGCCGCGCCCGGCACACCGCCCACACCCGCTCCATCCGCACCTCAGCCGCCCGCGCCGGAGCCGGCGCAGCGCCCCGATCAGGCTCCGCAGCCAACGCAGCCGCGTCAGCCACTCGCCGAGAAGTACGCGCAGCGGCTCGCCGCTCTCGACCCCTCCCGGCCGGAGGAGTACTACCGCCTTGGAGAGGAGATTGCCGACGAGGTCGAGCTGGTGGAAGACCGCCGCCTGGCGACGTCGCTCTACGTGCTCGCGGCCACGCTTGACATCAAGCGAGGCGGCCGCCCCGTTACCGCTTCGGCGGCGTGCGTCGCCCTTGCCGATCTCATCCGCAACGAGCGGGAGCGGCGCTGGCTGGTGTACCTCTCGCGCACACTCGACCCACGCCGCGTGCCGCCCGAGTGGCTGGCACGCGCGGCGCCGACCACGGCCGACTCGCCTGTGTACCAGATGGCCGCGGCGTTGGGGCTGGTTCGCTCGGGGCACGGCATCCAGGCGAGGCAACTACTCGAGAAGCCGGAGGTCAAAGCGGGTTTGGCGCGGCTGGAATCCATGCTGCAGCGGATGGGCGGCGGCAGTCTGTTCCAGGTGACGCGCGAGGCTCAGCGCTGGCCGTGCCCGGAGTGCAGCGGCGGGCGGATCACCAAGCGCGGCAACCCGCCCGACGCCAAGATCTGCCCAATCTGCAAGGCGGACCCCGGGCCCGTCATCTCCGAGAATGTGTTCCTGGGCCAGCTGCGGTTCGAGGCAGTGCTGCTGCAGGGCAACCAGCGGTCCTGGGCAGCACAGCTCGCGGCTGATGAGGGCGCACCGCTGCGAGACACCGATCCATCCACGCTGCCGGTGGTGTTCGAGGTTGACCCCGACAAGCCCTTCTGGCGCGACGGCCAGTGGGTACCCGATCCGTCCGCGCCGAGACCTCCGCCCAAGCCCGCGAAGCCGGCTGATCCGCCCGCGTCCGGAGCCCCCGCCGAAACCGCTGATCCGGTCCCCCCGAGTAGCAGCGGCAGCTGAGCGGGCCCGACCTACACTCGGTCCTTCTGAAAGGACCGCGTATGGCCGACCCCACCCCTGCTCCCACTCCCACCCCCGCGCCCGCGGCTGGCCCCGAGGCGAAGCCCACCATTACCTTCGACGAGTTCGCCAAGGTCGACCTGCGTGTAGCGAAGATCCTCAAGTGCGAGCCGCACCCCAACGCGGACAAGCTGTTCAAGCTGCAGCTGGATGACGGCAGCGGCACGCCGCGCCAGATCTGCGCGGGCATCCGACAGGCCTACACGCCCGAGCAGCTCGTCGGCAAGACGATCATCATCGTCGCGAACCTCGCGCCCCGCATGCTCCGCGGCGAGGAATCGCGCGGCATGCTGCTGGCCGCGAGCGACGCGCCGAAGGACGGCGGCGTTGAGCGGCGCGTGGTCGTTCTGACCACACTGTCGGACATGCCCCCGGGATCCATCGTCTCCTGACGTTCAGCGCTTCGGCGCGGTGGTCGCATCGGGCGCGGGCTTGTCGCCGTCCTTGGGGCGAGACTCGCTCCGCTCTCGGGCGCGGCGTTCACCGAACTCCCGGACGCGCTTCGCCATCTCGTCGATGGCCCCGTTTCGCGTTGAGCGCTTCTTCTGCACGTCGTTCTTCAACTCTTCCAGACGACGCGTCAGGCTCTCGATCTCGTGCTCCTGGAGTTCGAGGCGGGTGTCGAACTGGGTTGAAAGCGCGGCGCGGAGCTCGGCCGTGGCTTGCTCGATCCGGGCCGGGTCCTTGGATTCACGGGCCTCGCGGTCGACGCGGATGGCCTCCACGACCTTCGCCTGCCCGTCGATCTCTCGGACGCGGAGCATAAACAGCTTGGGATCGGACTTGCGGACGCCTTCGGCTTCGAGCACTCGTGGGATGATCCGCATCAGCGCCCGCTCTGCCCGCTCCGGCTCGGTTTTCTCGTACTCTTGCATCCGGGTGGCGATATCCGGCAGGTGCTCGCGCATGAACGCCATGGCGTGGGCCTTCTGCTCGGGCGTGGGCGGGTGCTCGAGACGACGTCCTGTGCTGCGGTCGCCCAGCGCCTCGGCCAAGCCACCGGGGTCGCCGCCCATGCGGATGCGAGGCTCACCGTTCGGGCCGCCTGGACCGCCGGGCCCATGCTCGGGGCGCGGCCCACGCTCGGGCCGCAAGTCCACCCCGCGGAGGGCCTCACGCACAGGGGTGCCCTGCTGGATCTTCTGGATTGCCTCGCGCACGCGCTCGCGCCGCTCGTCCAGGTCCTGGAGAGTGCGGTTGAGCAGGCGCGTGGCCTCGGCGGGGTCCTCGGGCACCTCGCGCCTCGGCTCGGGCCGCTGTGTCCCAGGCTGCTGGGGCTGCTGTGGCGGCCACTCGCGACTCTCCACAGGCCGACCCTGCGCCAACACGTTGGCTGAGAGCGCCGCGACCGACAGCAGGATCAGCGGAATCCGTCTCACATTGCCTCCTCGTAGCTCTCGCCGGTGCCGATGGTCTCAAACTCGCTCCGCAGGTCCGACGCCTTGTTCGAGAGCAGGTCGAGCTCATCGCCGAAGTCATCATCGAACACCACCGACGCAATGGTCCAATCGTCGACGGAGGGCGCGCTGGGCGCAGCCGCCATGAGCTCGGTCCCGGCGGGAGCGGTGGGGGACGCCCGATGCGTGCCAAGCCACGTCAGCGCCGCCGTTGCGGCGATGGCAAATCCCGCGGCGATCCGCAGGGCCGTGCGGCGGCTGCGGGTGTACGTCACCGTGGTCGTGACCGTCTCTGTGCCGACCAGCCGCAGCGGGGGGCGCGAGGCGTTCTGGAGCACCGGCAGCGAGGCCGCGAAGACGCGGCTCTCCAGGCCGGCGTCGCCGCGGTCCTCGAAGGCGAGACGGTCGATCTCCGAGGCCAGGGCCAGGAGTTCGCGGTCGTTCAGGTGCGGGTTGTCATTCATCATCCACCTCCGCTGCCGACTTCTGCTCGCTCGCCTCCAGGGCGTCGCGGAGCTTCTTGAGCGCCCGGTGGTGCCGGGCCAGCAATGTTCCAACAGGTTCTTCGAGCACTTCCGACATCTGCTTGAAGCTGAGCCCGCCGTGGTGCCTCAGCTCGATGATCTCGCGGTCCGCCTCCGACAGGTCCTCCATCGCCAGCCGCAGCCTCGAGACTGCGCCCGCATCGAACGCCGGCGCCTCCTCGCGTCGCCCCGGCTGGTTGGCCAGCACCTCGGGGTCGTGCGACTCGGGCCGCCGCCTCGCCTTCCTCACCGTGTCCCGCACGCGGTTCATCGCGACGCGGAACAGCCAGGACTCGAACCTTCCAACCTCCGTGTACTCGCCCCCTCCGACCTTCGCGGCCACTGTCGCGAACACCGACTGGGCGATCTCCTCCGCCACGTCGTCATTCCTGCACCGGCTCTTGGCGAGGGCGTACACCCTGCGGCTGTACCGGGCCACCAGCTCACGCCACGCCGCGGGGTCGCCGCGGGAGGCCGCCTGAAGCAGGTCTGCGAGTTCCTGCGTTGGGTCCTGACTCACACCCAGCGCTCCATCAGAGGGTGAAACGCACCAAACCGACACCTATTGCCCGCCGCAGAACGCAAAGTGCCCCCCGATGTGTCCCCTCGCTGGGTATTCTCTGCCCCCATGGCCCGGGTAGCGTACACAGTCACCGCGACTTTACCGGACGAGCCCACCCGGGATCGGTATGAACGGTGGTTGACCGGCGGGCATGTCCAGCAGGTGGTGGAGGGCGGGGCCAGCTCTGCCCTGGTGGTCCGGCTCAGCGATCCCCCGATGTCGGTGCAGAGCCGGTACGAGTTCCCCTCCGACGCGGCTTACCAAGGGTACCTTCGGGACCATGCTCCACGATTGAGGGCGGAGGGGCTGGCGCTTTTCGGCCCCGGTTCTGGGGTGGTTTTCAGGCGGGAAGTCGGAACGATCCTTGAGTTCGATCCTTGAATAGGTGGTCGGCGTACGTCCGAGCCGGTCAGCTGGCGTGCCCTAGGACGAGGTAGGAAGACCCGGTTTGGATCAGGTGACAGACGAGGTCCTATTCGAGCAGTACCGGGGGGGCGACCGCGCGGCCTTCCGAACGCTTATCGAACGCCACCAACCGGAGCTGCTGCGGTTCCTGATTCGACTGGTCGGCGATCAGGCGGGCGCGGAGGACGTGTTCCAGGAAGCGTTCCTTCAGGTGCACCTTGCGGCCGATACGTTCGACGCGACCCGCCGCTTCCGCCCATGGCTTTTCACGATTGCCGCGAACAAGGCCCGGGACTACCTGCGTAGGAAGGGTCGTCGCCGCACGCTTGAGCTTTCCGCCCCTGTTGACAGGGGGGGAGATTCAGGGGAGGCGGGATCGTTCGTGGACCTCATGGAGGTGCGTGTTCCGGCGCCCAGCGACGCGCTGGACAAGGACGAGACCAACCGGCAGGTGCAGAAGGCTCTGGACGAACTCCCGCTGATTCTCCGGGAAATCTTGCTTCTGGCGTACTTCCAGCGCATCAGTTAC
This DNA window, taken from Phycisphaerales bacterium, encodes the following:
- a CDS encoding MotA/TolQ/ExbB proton channel family protein, whose product is MSSIMFHIMSAVVAQAGDAASGQASTPAAESSRTLFQYIKEGGVIGAILIFLSVVALTLLIMHLIQVRRAQLIPVEDATELQRLFRENDIQGAIRYCEQRESFLTRVFGSALVRCSRSPFGFMEIRTALEEAGQREADRLNKSIDWIGLIAAVAPMLGLLGTTIGMIGAFNSIGQLEGAARSRELAGFMSLALVNTAEGLAVAIPCTAAFSMLRRRLDRLVADAGEVVENLAVYIENPAAGAPKAPAVVRPTPRPATPAPTSAMPVPGMTPGVRPT
- a CDS encoding biopolymer transporter ExbD, producing MKFRPRGELPEAHFDLTPMVDVVLLLIIFFTLTAQFANVLKTPLELPAEKGAGKPDTSEKAVVVDLLADGELRLDARPIALMEFLQRMNHDIKSGEVELTVRADRACPAQHLNALASGLTQIGLRNWKLATASEGT
- a CDS encoding biopolymer transporter ExbD translates to MLIRRSQRKEFQLPRLPLAAFIDVTLFLLLYFILASNFAKEESWLDSTISTDRRGAAAGNLQPQIVTVGVNGDSPLFRLGDRFFNDRGSLEAVLRQLPKDDGVFIKVPGDVPVWAATMALQAARDAGFHKVSYVPAK
- the metG gene encoding methionine--tRNA ligase subunit beta, with the protein product MADPTPAPTPTPAPAAGPEAKPTITFDEFAKVDLRVAKILKCEPHPNADKLFKLQLDDGSGTPRQICAGIRQAYTPEQLVGKTIIIVANLAPRMLRGEESRGMLLAASDAPKDGGVERRVVVLTTLSDMPPGSIVS
- a CDS encoding sigma-70 family RNA polymerase sigma factor, which produces MSQDPTQELADLLQAASRGDPAAWRELVARYSRRVYALAKSRCRNDDVAEEIAQSVFATVAAKVGGGEYTEVGRFESWLFRVAMNRVRDTVRKARRRPESHDPEVLANQPGRREEAPAFDAGAVSRLRLAMEDLSEADREIIELRHHGGLSFKQMSEVLEEPVGTLLARHHRALKKLRDALEASEQKSAAEVDDE
- a CDS encoding sigma-70 family RNA polymerase sigma factor, whose protein sequence is MTDEVLFEQYRGGDRAAFRTLIERHQPELLRFLIRLVGDQAGAEDVFQEAFLQVHLAADTFDATRRFRPWLFTIAANKARDYLRRKGRRRTLELSAPVDRGGDSGEAGSFVDLMEVRVPAPSDALDKDETNRQVQKALDELPLILREILLLAYFQRISYAQISDELGIPLGTVKSRLHAAVAAFAKKWKMIDEQRRPKP